A part of Rhopalosiphum maidis isolate BTI-1 chromosome 3, ASM367621v3, whole genome shotgun sequence genomic DNA contains:
- the LOC113557244 gene encoding alpha-tocopherol transfer protein isoform X1, with product MISLEKIPPGCEAFLSDLDKVPCIQIGEFKLRLELDDDLSPELLDVAVKELRETPEQQEQSIAELKALLEKDNDLKVPLDNRAWLIRFLRPTKYYPESAHKLIKQYYQFKVKHSNIYDGLSPKTEKNIFDHDILHVLPKRDQGGRRILVIELGKKWKHKKCTLDEVYKGAVIFLEAAIMEPATQVAGAQVVFDMDGLSLQQTWQFSPPFAKRIVDWLQDSVPARVKGIHIVNQPMLFNVVFNFFKPFLREKLRSRIIFHGNDRQSLHKHLYQPCLPECYGGTLDVPRITGPQWHELLITVEKEFDVINNYGYGK from the exons gATGCGAGGCATTTTTATCGGATTTGGATAAAGTGCCGTGCATACAAATTGGAGAATTCAAGCTCCGTTTAGAACTGGATGACGATTTGTCACCAGAGTTGTTGGATGTGGCCGTAAAAGAACTCAGAGAAACGCCCGAGCAGCAAGAACAATCGATCGCTGAGCTGAAAGCATTACTCGAAA aggACAATGATCTCAAAGTGCCCTTAGACAATAGGGCATGGCTTATACGCTTTCTTCGTCCAACAAAATACTATCCAGAAAGCGCACACAAGCTG ATCAAACAATACTATCAATTCAAGGTGAAACACTCAAATATATACGATGGACTTTCGCCCAAGACtgagaaaaacatttttgatcaTGATATACTACACGTCTTACCGAAACGTGATCAAGGCGGACGCAGGATTTTAGTTATTGAATTAGGaa AGAAATGGAAGCACAAGAAGTGTACGTTGGACGAAGTATACAAAGGTGCTGTGATATTCCTCGAAGCAGCCATAATGGAACCAGCCACCCAAGTAGCCGGAGCCCAAGTAGTTTTCGATATGGATGGTCTGTCGTTGCAACAGACTTGGCAATTTAGCCCACCATTCGCCAAGCGAATTGTCGACTGGCTTCAA GACAGCGTTCCTGCGCGGGTCAAAGGAATCCACATCGTTAACCAACCGATGCTGTTCAATGTTGTCTTCAACTTCTTCAAACCATTCTTGAGGGAAAAACTACGGTCGAGG ATCATCTTTCACGGTAACGACCGACAGTCTTTGCACAAACACCTATATCAGCCATGTCTACCGGAATGCTATGGCGGTACTTTGGACGTACCTCGTATTACTGGACCTCAGTGGCACGAATTACTGATAACAGTTGAAAAAGAATTTGACG ttataaacAATTACGGTTATGGAAAATGA
- the LOC113557244 gene encoding alpha-tocopherol transfer protein isoform X2 codes for MAKNKGCEAFLSDLDKVPCIQIGEFKLRLELDDDLSPELLDVAVKELRETPEQQEQSIAELKALLEKDNDLKVPLDNRAWLIRFLRPTKYYPESAHKLIKQYYQFKVKHSNIYDGLSPKTEKNIFDHDILHVLPKRDQGGRRILVIELGKKWKHKKCTLDEVYKGAVIFLEAAIMEPATQVAGAQVVFDMDGLSLQQTWQFSPPFAKRIVDWLQDSVPARVKGIHIVNQPMLFNVVFNFFKPFLREKLRSRIIFHGNDRQSLHKHLYQPCLPECYGGTLDVPRITGPQWHELLITVEKEFDVINNYGYGK; via the exons gATGCGAGGCATTTTTATCGGATTTGGATAAAGTGCCGTGCATACAAATTGGAGAATTCAAGCTCCGTTTAGAACTGGATGACGATTTGTCACCAGAGTTGTTGGATGTGGCCGTAAAAGAACTCAGAGAAACGCCCGAGCAGCAAGAACAATCGATCGCTGAGCTGAAAGCATTACTCGAAA aggACAATGATCTCAAAGTGCCCTTAGACAATAGGGCATGGCTTATACGCTTTCTTCGTCCAACAAAATACTATCCAGAAAGCGCACACAAGCTG ATCAAACAATACTATCAATTCAAGGTGAAACACTCAAATATATACGATGGACTTTCGCCCAAGACtgagaaaaacatttttgatcaTGATATACTACACGTCTTACCGAAACGTGATCAAGGCGGACGCAGGATTTTAGTTATTGAATTAGGaa AGAAATGGAAGCACAAGAAGTGTACGTTGGACGAAGTATACAAAGGTGCTGTGATATTCCTCGAAGCAGCCATAATGGAACCAGCCACCCAAGTAGCCGGAGCCCAAGTAGTTTTCGATATGGATGGTCTGTCGTTGCAACAGACTTGGCAATTTAGCCCACCATTCGCCAAGCGAATTGTCGACTGGCTTCAA GACAGCGTTCCTGCGCGGGTCAAAGGAATCCACATCGTTAACCAACCGATGCTGTTCAATGTTGTCTTCAACTTCTTCAAACCATTCTTGAGGGAAAAACTACGGTCGAGG ATCATCTTTCACGGTAACGACCGACAGTCTTTGCACAAACACCTATATCAGCCATGTCTACCGGAATGCTATGGCGGTACTTTGGACGTACCTCGTATTACTGGACCTCAGTGGCACGAATTACTGATAACAGTTGAAAAAGAATTTGACG ttataaacAATTACGGTTATGGAAAATGA